TCTCAATTAAATATATGTTCTTGAATAACATGATCCATACGAACCATTCTAGAATCGTTAATATGTTAAATATTGAAAGAAATGTCTGAATGGACAGAGGAATAGGAAGGAGATGTATTTTACCTTACAAAGTCGTATGGCATTGTTGTAGGCCTGAGCTCGGGTGTAGAAGTGGACTGCCTGTTTGATATTGTCATGACCCTCATACTGTCTGGCCAGGTGGTATGATGCTGCTCTGTCGCCTGTGTTGTTGGCTATCTCAGACGCctggtaaataaaaataataataataataattaaaaactgtattcattcatttattaatacACACCATATCAAATTAATTAGTGCAGTGCAAATGACAAGGCAGGATCCTCCAACTGCGGCAAATGCATGCAAGGTTATAAATGTTCCATTACACCTCCTAGTACACAGTGATTTACCTTCTGAATGTTTCCATTGTAGCAGTGGACTCGAACCAGGGAGAGGTAATCCTGGGCGTACTCATAGAAACGCAGAGCTGTCTCCATGTCTGATTGGCTCTCCAGGTACTGGGCCCACCACTTGTAGATGTTCCTGGGTTTATAAAAGACAGGATTTTACTTAAAGAGCATGCAAAATGACATGCAAAATGCGACTTTCAGCAGTATTCCGAGACTTActtgtctttcattttgttaaCGTAGATTTCTAAAGATAATGCATCATCCTGCAGCATTCTGGGCACTTCAAACCTGTGGGTGTCCGAATTCTCatagctgaaacacacagaccaaCAATTACAATTTTGTCTCTGGGGCAATTTTGCCCATACGCTGAATAACAACCCCCCTCCCCTAATTGTTGTATCACTAACACAGTATCATGTTAGTGTGCCTTACTATGTTAGAGCCAGGCTCTTGTCACCCATGGCCTCCAGGTATCTGGCATAATTGTAGTAGGTGGTGCGCAGGTGGATGCGGTCATGGTTCTCAGCTGTCTCCAGCGCTTTCTGCCATTGGCCAGACGACTGGTAGAACTTGTTCAGGAGGTCGTAGCGCCGACAGCCCTTGTACAGCTTTTCGGCATCTTCCTGTTGGAAGGCAGGAaaagatgatgaaaaaataaatgccttCAGACAGGAATGATCCATGGCTTTTTGTGATCAAATGTGCAGAGCTAAAACAAGGTCTGTAGCCATTCTATGTGGCTTTGTGATAGACTCTGCACTTAAGGGTTGTGTAAAACGATATGAAGTCTTATGGGTGGATTCTAGGAACTAGGCTGAGAGaatgcagctttttgttttactttctgTGTTGCAATCTGTTTTCCTGCTGCCTTGTCCTTTCTGgttttgaatggatttttttttctctgaacaaaaataataatggcaAGAATGGCTGAATGAAAGAACAGGCATTGGGTCACTGTAGTGGACCTTTAACAGAGAAGTCATGAGAGCTGCTATTAGGGTAACTGTATGTGAGGTATGTGAGTGACTAACTCTCACTGTCTTACCAGCATGCCAAGCTGAATGGCCAACATTGCCACCTGGGCTTCTGGTTCAGGCCCAGCCTCCTTCAGTGCCCGAGCTGCCCTGGCATTTCCCATATTCCCCAGGCAGACTTGTGCCACATCCAGTCGCCGGGTTTTCACACACATTCGTGCCATATTTTCCCATACTGCCTTActagagagaagaggaaaaaaaatgtttgtttgccaGAGTAATATGTTTCGCTCACTGCATTGGTATTTTATTACTCATCGATGCAGACAATTGTAACGTAAATCCGGTAGAAACTTtcctgtattaaaaaaaagaagaaaaagaaaatcatataAAAAATAGTATTCTTCTATTCtggtgtttctttatttttgttctaAGATAGTATTTAAGATATTAAAGTCATGGCTGTCTGAAGCGTTTTGTTGTGCAGGAGAATAATTTAATCTCTGGAGGCACAATAAATTCTGTTCTGATCAAAATGTGATGAAATCTCTGCTGCGCACAGTCAGCGtgctgcctctgtttttttcttatagGCCAAGCTACTGAACCACTTGCTTAATGTTGCAGATAACCTTTGGGGGGTACTCAGGCTACAATGCCAAACCTCTCATTCCAACATCAAACACAATTACATAAAATTTCCACCAAAGCCCTCCCACGCACACACTAATTTAACCACAGCCACGcatgcttctctctgtctgtgtttcctctctgtcctctttccttttctcttgcTGACGTAAATCAGCCCCTCAACCCCCTTTTCTTTTGCCACTATTTCAAATTTAAGATTCCACACCCATCTGTTCTCTATTTGTGTCCCCTCCCTCATCCTCCCTTCAGCTCCTTTAGCTGATACAGATGTGGGCTGTTTATTAAAGTTAGGCAACAGGAAATTCCCCAAATCTTTAGGGGCCCTAGTATaagggagggaaagaagactatgtggagaaaagagagcaagagggagagacagacaaaaagaaatactTCTGGTATTGTGCTCTGTAGTCACAGAACACCAACCCTGAAAAGTTCCCATTTCACTCTCTAAGATATTATTAAGTTTTCTCAAGCAAGGCTAAAACTGAACAAGAAGTAACAGGGATACCATTCGAAGATTGAAGAAAAAGTGTGGGAAAAAGGGGGTGATACTCTGCAATGCCGGGGAAAACACAGGCTACTGCACACAGAGCGGCAAGAtctagagagacagaaaaggaaagacagGAGAAGGAATAGGTCTACATTTGCCCCCTCTTCCCATCATCTTTTCCTTTCAGGAAACACATCCTGTTGCTGGCCGACCACGGTGGCCAATGTGTTTGTTGCacatgagaaagagaggaccTTTTGCAAACGCCCCTTGggctccagaaaaaaaaaaaaaaaaaaaaaaaagcagtgacgTCTCAGAGGGGGTCTTGTGGatgttttcacacacatgcacttacacaGAACACGAAGGAGGGAGCAGTCTGTTTAATGCTCGCTACAGCCACAAACAGATGTCTCGTACTATAAGGAACGGCAACTCTGGAACACTTTGACCTCAAGGAATGAGCCACACTGGAAGGAGCACTGCTGATTCccagagagagacatacagagagagtgaaaagcagaggcagagggagcAGGGTTAAAAGTCTAGTTGTTGCAGTGGGAGCGCTTCCAGATGACAGACAGTCTTGGTAAGCCTCAGCAAAGCCACCAATGAGCCGGCGCCTAGCAACACTATCCAGAGGATCTGCGCTTCTTTGCTTCTCTACTCCCCCACTAGTCCTGTGGAgcggctgaaaaaaaaaagacaagaagaaagaaacaaaaaaaatctaccacCTACACAGAGATCCTCAAGCCAACTGCAGACACCGAATCCAGAGGAGTGCAACAAGTAGAGCACTGAAGGAAAAGAAAGTAGAAGGGAAGCAAAGAGCAAGAAAATCAACTAAAGAGTAAGGTCCGAGAGTCAAGCTGCAGCCAGCCAGAGCCAGTGGAATGGACCTAGGTGTCTGCCGGATTAACCCCCGCGTGCCCACAGTGCTGTCTGAGGAGGAGGGCTGAGGACCTGCTGCAACAACAACCCACTACTGAATGAGGATGAACGGAGATGTTCTTTAGCTGAGCCTCAACACAACAAGCTTGCCATTCCTTCTCCACGTTAGCCGGGTCTGCATTAGCCGGTGGCCAgagggggaggtggtggtggtggaggaggaggaggtggacagGAGCCAGGGGGCCCTGAGCACTGCTGGTGCTTCTGCCCAAGAGGAGAGGCCAGCGGGCGGGCAGGGCACTGAGGAGCAACAGGGGTTGGGAGAAGGAGACGAGGGAGGGGGAGACGTGGCGGGCGTCAGGCGTCGCATGGCCGTGCGGAGgctggtggcggcggcggtggcggttGCCCTGCTGTCCCTGATCCTTAACAATGTGGCAGCCTTCACCCCCAGCTGGGTGCTGCAAGCCCTAGAGGATGGACGCAAGCGCACTGTGGGGCTCTGGAGGATGTGCCCCACTGGTGGGGGCCGTGATGAGTCTGTGAAGAGGGGGCAGGGAACACAGAAACAGTGCGAGAGCCTGGGATGGGGCTCTGAGTATGCAGGCTATCAGGAGTCCCGCAGCACTGTCAAATGTAAGTTGTTATGTGGGTTTTTATTCATGAGTAAATTGAACTCAATGGAAAATGTGATACTGCAATCTGGTCACTACAAATTGCAATGATTCAGATACTAATCAGGGATATTTCAAATTGCCTGGTCTTTTCTCATCAGATTAACTAGATTCATGTGATAATGCATTTGACTTAATTGTCAATAAAACTGTACAGGGTAGGGTTGCCCCAGTCGCTCACCTGGTAGGGCACATACCACATAAGTCCATACCACAGCAGCCTAGGTTCGATTTCAACCTGAACCCTTTGTCATAcccttttctcctctgcctttcttgCCTCCCTCTATGGTCACTActgaaataaagcaaaaaatgcttagaaaaaaaaaaaaaaaacggtataGGGCTTGTTATTGTAGCACAAAATCTGTGGCAGCTTGATGCAAAAATACTGCTGACagagatgttttattttgaatgccTCTAGCCTTATACTCTCTATtagtttaatttattgtttgaaCTACTTCGATAGGACATAGGAGGTCCCACTATTTCTTGGGGAGGCTGACAAGATGAATTATGTCAACCATAACAAAAGTCACTATAAATTAGAGCATTTTCATCAACAGACCTAATACATAGGTACCTGAAGTTcataaaatgcattaaagtTAATCACAGTTTGTGTTTCAAATTATGTGTTGTTAGTCTAAACATTAGCCCCATGACAGCCTGGCAAGAGTGCATGAACTGTATTTGAAAGCCAAATGCCAGCGTAAAGTCAAATGTTGCTGATATTCAGGCTTAGTTTGACTAGAAACCTTATTTGGACAAGTTTGTAGACAGAGTGAGCTTCATCACTGACAACGAATCTGCATCGAAAAAGTGTTAAATTCCAGAACATCAGTGAATTTAGTGCTCTGTCTGAGACGGGCTATAGGTTGCAATCTACTGGCCAACTTTATTATTTAGCATTCCTGAGTGCAGACTGGTGTAACCCAGTGTGCAACAACCTTCTAACACATGAGGGCATACAATTTAGACTTGATCTATAGGTCATCATGCATCACCAATGCATGCATTCAAAAGGGCTGGAAATATCacacaactcttttttttttggcccctCAAGTGCAGTTTGACATGATGCGGGCCTGCAACCTGATGGCAACCGTGGCCCTGACTGCCGGTCAGCTGATCTTCCTGTTAGGCCTGATGGAGCTGCCCTACATCAACCAAGACTCACAGTGGTGGGAGGAAGCCATCGCTGCACTCTTCCAGCTAGCCAGTGAGTACAACTGTTGCTGCAATAGATCTCTTTACTTGACATGCTATGAaccagcagaaagaggagagcaTCTTACAGATAAAAAATGTATCTATGCATAGTATATCATCCATTCATCAGTGGAAATACTACAAACCACACACATCATATCACTCTGACATACAAAGACAGACATCCAGATGCTCAACAGCAAAGTTcacagggattaaaaaaaaaaaaaaaaaaaaaaaaaaaaacattcacagggGGAGATAAATAGGCTTACTATCAAACACCAGAGAGCTGCAGTATATAAATTGACTACACTCCTCAGCCTTGCTATAAAATGTCATCATcaaacatgatgaaaaacatAAAGGCAAAATGAGACAGTAAGTAGACAGTAGCTGAAATAGTGACTACCAGTGCCttccaaatcattttatttagacTTTTATTTAGACTTTATTTAGACTTATTTAGAATTAGGGCTCAGCACACAATTTTCAAGGAAAAGACATTTTAAGCAATACAACAACCAGGAACAGAAGtgggaaaaggaagaaaaggggTGGTGACTTGCTAACCACCCCCCTCTTCTACTACTAGCACCCTTCCAGCCATCCCAATGGACTGCATTGTGATTGTCAGTGGGCATGGTCTGTCCCAGTGCCCCTACAGAGGAAGTGTGTGatgttgtgtggtgtgttggtTGGATTCAGAGAGTCGTGTAGAGATCTCAGCCACTGGGTATCATTGTGGCAGTGTGAAGGGGGTCTGCTCCTGGTCTAAATTTAGTCCCAGTCCCAAGCCTGTGGGCCGGAGCTGCAGCGAGCCAGGGAGCGACTGTCGGGCGCCAGGATATCCCTGCTCAGGACGAGGAAATGCCTGTGACTACCTGTTATGCAAACCCCCGAActggagaaggaaaaagaggggaggggggagtggACGGGAAAGACAGTTCGACAgggactgtgtttgtgtgagcgcTGGTAGGAGGgattatgtgcttgtgtgtgtttgtgtctgtgagtgcGTGCGTTGCAACTGTGTGTTTATAGGGTGTTTCGGTAGAAAAACGTCCTGTGGTACACATGGCGGTAGGGTGGGAACCGCCTCTGTCTAGATAAGCTGGCCTAGCTTTTATGCTTGTGTTTACAAAATACACAGGAACAGGGGCAAATAAAGAGTCTCCTCTCGACATGAGATAAAACATTAGCGTCTTCGGCACGCATCGCAGCAGGGATAAGGGCTTTTATCTGAAGACCTTGGTGGGGGACTGGGGTCCACCCAAATAAACAGTGATTCACAATATAAAGAATTCATCCAGCTAAACCTCAGTTGACCTGCAACTTGTCTCACTGAAGCCTGATGTGCAAACACAATGGCCAAATAATTAGGCTGCATATCCCATTAGTCATTTACTGTATCTCCAATGTTGATGGTGGACATGATCAACTATTTTTGGAATGTGGCTAATTATGATCTCTGACACAAGTCCAAACATGTGGACACTGGTAACAATAGTGACAATCGTTAATGAGAACAGTGCACACCTATTTCCCTGAAATCTAAAAATAGTGATACTCTCTGGAAAAATGGCATCAATTTTACTCTCTCTGACCATAT
This genomic interval from Myripristis murdjan chromosome 19, fMyrMur1.1, whole genome shotgun sequence contains the following:
- the tmem204 gene encoding transmembrane protein 204, producing the protein MAVRRLVAAAVAVALLSLILNNVAAFTPSWVLQALEDGRKRTVGLWRMCPTGGGRDESVKRGQGTQKQCESLGWGSEYAGYQESRSTVKLQFDMMRACNLMATVALTAGQLIFLLGLMELPYINQDSQWWEEAIAALFQLASFVLVIGLVTFYRIGPYTHLSYSCYMDIAACLLVTLAAAMLIWNILHRRDDCLAPRVIIISRSLASPFHPRLDNDYVESPC